Proteins encoded by one window of Enterobacter hormaechei subsp. xiangfangensis:
- the phnH gene encoding phosphonate C-P lyase system protein PhnH, which yields MTLQPAFTLAVQDAQQSFRRLLKAMSEPGVIVSLHQLSQGWLPLNLASTSVLLTLADNDTPVWLSGALLNDIASQNLRFHTNAPLVEQPQQAVFAVADEQISHEQLNALSEGSAVAPETSATLILQVSSLSGGRMLRLTGAGIADERMVAPQLPECIIHELTERPHPFPLGIDLILTCGERLLAIPRTTHVEVC from the coding sequence ATGACGCTTCAACCTGCTTTTACCCTGGCCGTCCAGGATGCCCAACAGAGTTTCCGTCGCCTGCTGAAAGCCATGAGCGAGCCGGGCGTCATTGTCTCGCTGCACCAGCTCTCCCAGGGCTGGCTGCCGCTGAACCTCGCCTCTACCAGCGTGCTGCTGACGCTGGCGGACAACGACACCCCGGTATGGCTGTCAGGGGCATTGCTGAACGATATCGCCAGCCAGAACCTGCGCTTTCACACCAACGCGCCGCTGGTCGAGCAGCCCCAGCAGGCGGTCTTCGCCGTGGCCGACGAGCAAATCAGCCATGAACAACTTAATGCCCTGAGCGAAGGCAGCGCCGTCGCACCGGAAACCAGCGCTACGCTGATTTTGCAGGTCTCCAGCCTGAGCGGTGGCCGCATGCTACGCCTGACGGGGGCAGGGATCGCCGACGAGCGGATGGTCGCCCCCCAGCTGCCGGAGTGCATCATTCATGAGCTGACCGAGCGCCCGCATCCGTTCCCGCTCGGTATCGACCTGATCCTGACCTGCGGCGAGCGCCTGCTGGCGATCCCGAGAACCACTCACGTGGAGGTGTGCTGA
- the phnG gene encoding phosphonate C-P lyase system protein PhnG, whose translation MHFDTSTRQRWMRVLAHSQPAALAARMNALGLTPDYDTIRAPEIGLVQIQARMGGTGERFFAGDATLTRAVIRLKSGTLGYGYVLGRDKTHAERCAAIDALLQEQPHFQTLMETLIAPLEADRAARFAARQAEVNTSRVDFFTLVRGDNA comes from the coding sequence ATGCACTTCGACACCTCCACTCGTCAGCGCTGGATGCGCGTGCTGGCCCACAGCCAGCCTGCTGCGCTGGCTGCCCGCATGAACGCGCTCGGCCTGACGCCGGATTACGACACGATCCGCGCGCCGGAGATCGGCCTGGTGCAGATCCAGGCACGCATGGGCGGCACCGGCGAGCGCTTCTTCGCCGGCGATGCCACCCTCACCCGCGCGGTGATCCGCCTGAAAAGCGGCACGCTGGGCTACGGCTACGTACTTGGGCGCGACAAAACGCACGCCGAGCGCTGCGCAGCGATCGACGCGCTTTTACAGGAACAGCCGCATTTTCAGACGTTAATGGAAACCCTTATTGCCCCACTGGAAGCTGACCGCGCCGCACGCTTTGCCGCGCGTCAGGCCGAAGTAAATACCAGCCGGGTCGACTTCTTTACGCTCGTTCGCGGAGACAACGCATGA
- the phnJ gene encoding alpha-D-ribose 1-methylphosphonate 5-phosphate C-P-lyase PhnJ yields the protein MANLSGYNFAYLDEQTKRMIRRAILKAVAIPGYQVPFGGREMPMPYGWGTGGIQITASVIGEADVLKVIDQGADDTTNAVSIRNFFKRVTGVNTTEKTEDATLIQTRHRIPETPLTEDQILIFQVPIPEPLRFIEPRETETRTMHALEEYGIMQVKLYEDIARFGHIATTYAYPVKVNGRYVMDPSPIPKFDNPKMDMMPALQLFGAGREKRIYAVPPYTRVESLDFDDHPFTVQEWDEPCAICGSKHSYLDEVVLDDTGKRMFVCSDTDYCRQQSEANSQ from the coding sequence ATGGCTAACTTAAGCGGCTACAACTTTGCCTATCTGGACGAGCAAACTAAACGCATGATCCGCCGCGCCATCCTTAAGGCTGTGGCGATCCCCGGCTACCAGGTGCCGTTCGGCGGCCGCGAAATGCCGATGCCCTACGGCTGGGGCACCGGCGGTATTCAGATCACCGCCAGCGTGATCGGCGAAGCGGACGTGCTGAAGGTCATCGACCAGGGGGCAGACGACACCACCAACGCCGTGTCGATCCGCAACTTCTTTAAGCGCGTAACGGGCGTCAACACCACTGAAAAAACCGAAGACGCGACGCTGATCCAGACCCGTCACCGCATTCCGGAGACCCCGCTGACTGAAGATCAGATTTTGATTTTCCAGGTGCCGATCCCGGAGCCGCTGCGTTTTATCGAGCCGCGGGAAACCGAAACCCGCACCATGCACGCCCTGGAAGAGTACGGGATCATGCAGGTCAAACTGTATGAGGACATCGCCCGCTTCGGCCATATCGCCACCACCTACGCCTATCCGGTGAAGGTGAACGGCCGCTACGTGATGGACCCGTCGCCGATCCCGAAATTCGATAACCCGAAGATGGACATGATGCCCGCCCTGCAACTTTTTGGTGCCGGACGGGAAAAACGCATCTACGCCGTACCGCCGTACACCCGTGTGGAGAGCCTGGATTTTGACGATCACCCGTTTACGGTGCAGGAGTGGGACGAGCCGTGCGCCATCTGCGGCTCGAAGCATAGCTATCTGGATGAAGTGGTGCTGGACGACACGGGCAAACGGATGTTTGTCTGCTCCGACACCGATTACTGCCGCCAACAGAGCGAGGCGAACAGCCAATGA
- the phnM gene encoding alpha-D-ribose 1-methylphosphonate 5-triphosphate diphosphatase, with translation MIINNVRLVLENEVVNGSVEVRDGVIRAFAETQSRSPDAMDGEGGWLLPGLIELHTDNLDKFFTPRPKVDWPAHSAMSSHDALMVASGITTVLDAVAIGDVRDGGDRLENLEKMINAVEETQKRGLNRAEHRLHLRCELPHHTTLPLFEKLVGREPVSLVSLMDHSPGQRQFANIEKYREYYQGKYSLSDAEMARYEEEQLALAAQWSQPNRLSIAAMCRDRNIALASHDDATHDHVRESHQLGSVIAEFPTTFEAAEASRKHGMNVLMGAPNIVRGGSHSGNVAASKLASLGLLDILSSDYYPASLLDAAFRVADDEGNSFTLPQAIRLVTKNPASALNLHDRGEIAEGKRADLVLAHRKGEHVHIDHVWRQGKRVF, from the coding sequence ATGATTATCAATAATGTCAGGCTGGTGCTGGAAAATGAGGTCGTGAACGGCTCGGTTGAGGTGCGGGACGGTGTCATCCGCGCCTTTGCCGAAACCCAGAGCCGCTCACCGGACGCGATGGACGGCGAAGGCGGCTGGCTGCTACCGGGGCTGATTGAGCTGCATACCGATAATCTCGATAAATTCTTCACCCCGCGCCCGAAGGTGGACTGGCCTGCGCATTCAGCGATGAGCAGCCACGACGCGCTGATGGTCGCCAGCGGCATCACCACGGTGCTGGACGCGGTGGCGATCGGCGACGTGCGCGACGGCGGCGATCGCCTGGAGAACCTGGAGAAGATGATCAACGCCGTGGAGGAGACGCAAAAGCGCGGCCTCAACCGCGCCGAGCACCGCCTGCACCTGCGCTGCGAGCTGCCGCACCACACCACCCTGCCGCTGTTTGAGAAGCTGGTGGGCCGCGAGCCGGTCTCGCTGGTTTCCCTGATGGATCACTCGCCGGGACAGCGCCAGTTCGCCAACATTGAAAAGTATCGCGAATACTATCAGGGCAAATATTCTCTCAGCGACGCGGAGATGGCCCGTTACGAAGAAGAGCAGCTGGCGCTGGCGGCCCAGTGGTCGCAGCCGAATCGCCTCTCCATTGCCGCTATGTGCCGGGACCGTAATATTGCCCTGGCCAGCCATGATGACGCCACGCACGATCACGTGCGCGAATCCCACCAGCTTGGGAGCGTGATCGCCGAATTTCCCACCACGTTCGAGGCGGCAGAAGCATCGCGTAAGCATGGCATGAACGTCCTGATGGGCGCGCCGAACATCGTACGCGGCGGGTCGCACTCCGGCAACGTGGCGGCAAGCAAGCTCGCCTCGCTCGGCCTGCTGGATATCCTCTCCTCTGACTATTACCCCGCCAGCCTGCTGGACGCGGCGTTCCGGGTGGCGGACGATGAGGGCAACAGCTTCACGCTGCCACAGGCGATTCGCCTGGTGACAAAAAACCCGGCCAGCGCGCTCAACCTTCACGATCGCGGTGAGATTGCCGAAGGCAAACGGGCAGACCTGGTGCTGGCGCACCGCAAGGGCGAGCACGTTCATATCGACCACGTCTGGCGTCAGGGAAAAAGGGTGTTCTGA
- the phnN gene encoding ribose 1,5-bisphosphokinase, which translates to MMGRLIWLMGPSGSGKDSLLSALRQREHSQLLVAHRYITRAANAGSENHIALSEQEFFTRAGQNLLALSWHANGYYYGVGIEIDLWLHAGFDVLVNGSRAHLPQARARYEAALLPVCLQVSPDVLRSRLQKRGRENAREIDQRLERAARYTPSGCHLLNNDGSLLQSVETFLSLIRQKVKQHA; encoded by the coding sequence CTGATGGGAAGACTCATCTGGTTAATGGGCCCGTCCGGCTCCGGGAAGGACAGCCTGCTGTCGGCGTTACGGCAGCGGGAACATTCACAGCTGCTGGTAGCGCACCGCTACATTACCCGCGCGGCAAACGCCGGGAGTGAAAACCATATCGCCCTGAGCGAGCAGGAGTTTTTTACCCGCGCCGGGCAAAACCTGCTGGCGCTGAGCTGGCATGCCAACGGTTACTACTATGGCGTCGGCATCGAGATCGACCTCTGGCTGCACGCGGGCTTTGACGTGCTGGTCAACGGCTCGCGGGCGCATCTCCCGCAGGCTCGCGCCCGGTACGAAGCGGCGCTGCTCCCGGTCTGTTTGCAGGTTTCCCCGGACGTTCTGCGTAGCCGGCTGCAAAAGCGGGGGCGCGAAAACGCGCGCGAGATCGACCAGCGGCTGGAACGGGCGGCGCGTTACACCCCGTCGGGTTGCCATCTCCTCAATAACGACGGAAGTTTGCTACAGTCAGTCGAGACCTTTCTATCGCTCATTCGCCAGAAGGTGAAACAACATGCCTGA
- the phnK gene encoding phosphonate C-P lyase system protein PhnK codes for MKPLLSVNNLTHLYAPGKGFSDVSFELWPGEVLGIVGESGSGKTTLLKSISARLTPQNGDILYEGVSLYGMSEAERRRLLRTEWGVVHQHPMDGLRRQVSAGGNIGERLMATGARHYGNIRATAQHWLEEVEIPASRIDDLPTTFSGGMQQRLQIARNLVTHPKLVFMDEPTGGLDVSVQARLLDLLRGLVVELNLAVVIVTHDLGVARLLADRLLVMKQGQVVESGLTDRVLDDPHHPYTQLLVSSVLQN; via the coding sequence ATGAAACCGCTGCTTTCGGTTAATAACCTGACTCACCTTTATGCACCGGGCAAAGGCTTTAGCGACGTGTCGTTTGAGCTGTGGCCGGGCGAAGTGCTGGGCATTGTCGGCGAGTCCGGCTCCGGTAAAACCACCCTGCTGAAGTCCATCTCCGCGCGCCTGACGCCGCAGAATGGCGACATTTTGTATGAGGGCGTGTCGCTGTATGGCATGAGCGAAGCCGAGCGCCGCCGCCTGCTGCGCACCGAGTGGGGCGTGGTGCACCAGCACCCGATGGATGGCCTGCGCCGCCAGGTCTCGGCGGGGGGCAACATCGGCGAACGGCTGATGGCCACCGGCGCGCGCCACTACGGCAACATCCGCGCCACGGCGCAGCACTGGCTGGAAGAGGTTGAAATTCCCGCCTCGCGCATCGACGACCTGCCGACCACCTTCTCCGGCGGCATGCAGCAGCGTTTACAGATTGCCCGCAATCTCGTCACCCATCCGAAGCTGGTGTTTATGGATGAACCGACCGGTGGGCTGGACGTCTCCGTGCAGGCGCGCCTGCTGGATCTGCTGCGCGGCCTGGTGGTGGAGCTGAACCTGGCGGTAGTGATTGTCACCCACGATTTAGGCGTTGCGCGCCTGCTGGCGGACCGCTTGCTGGTGATGAAGCAGGGTCAGGTGGTGGAAAGTGGGCTGACCGACCGCGTGCTCGACGATCCCCATCATCCGTACACCCAACTGCTGGTGTCCTCGGTATTACAGAATTAA
- the yjdP gene encoding DDRRRQL repeat protein YjdP — protein sequence MKRYSTALLFGLLTLTSQLAHADVIDDAIGNIQQAINDAYNPSSSRNDDDDDRYDRSRQIDSRQYDDRRRQLEDRRRRLDERQRQLDDDRRRLEEDERRLEDDYDRG from the coding sequence ATGAAACGTTACTCTACCGCCCTGTTATTTGGCTTGCTGACTTTAACCAGCCAGCTGGCGCATGCCGATGTGATTGATGACGCCATTGGCAACATTCAGCAGGCGATCAACGATGCCTACAACCCCAGCAGCAGCCGTAATGACGATGACGACGATCGTTACGACCGCAGCCGTCAAATCGACAGCCGACAGTACGACGATCGTCGTCGGCAGCTCGAAGACAGACGCCGCCGTTTAGACGAGCGTCAGCGTCAGTTGGACGACGACAGGCGTCGGTTAGAAGAGGACGAGCGCAGGTTGGAAGACGATTACGATCGCGGCTAA
- a CDS encoding hybrid sensor histidine kinase/response regulator: protein MPSRPPFFTSARGRLLIFNLLVVAVTLMVSGVAVLGFRHASQIQEQVQQQTLDDMTGSMNLARDTANVATAAVRLSQVVGALEYKGEAERLKQTQMALRHSLEQLADAPLAQQEPALVTRIIRRSNELQQSVTGMLERGQKRHLERNALLSALYQSQSYLRHLQDINRRYASNVPDPRQLAEMDRLIVAAIDTPSPRATVQQLDAVTAMLPASALQPVVNLVLPDFNDELRKLAPLSKQLEESDLSISWYMFHIKALVAILNRDINQYVEQVAQASRLRTAQSHQELRSISVFISVFAVLALIITGCACWYIYRNLGSNLTAISRAMSRLAHGEQNVSVPALQRRDELGELARAFNVFARNTASLEHTTRLLKEKTSQMEVDRIERQGLEEALLHSQKMKAVGQLTGGLAHDFNNLLAVIIGSLELTDSASPDAPRITRALKAAERGAMLTQRLLAFSRKQSLQPHAVEMKPLLENLSELMRHSLPATLTLDIEAQTPAWPAWIDVSQLENAIINLVMNARDAMEGQNGVIKIRTWNQRVTRSDGRRQDMVALEVIDHGCGMSQEVKSQVFEPFFTTKQTGSGSGLGLSMVYGFVRQSGGRVEIESAPGQGTTVRLQLPRSTLPAFSNDAALATTAPTESELLVLVLEDEAGVRHTLCEQLHQLGYLTLEAENGEQALNMLDASPDIGMFISDLMLPGGLSGAEVIGHVRSHYPQLPVLLISGQDLRPAHNPQLPDVPLLRKPFTRQQLAQALRKVMVI from the coding sequence ATGCCATCACGCCCCCCGTTCTTCACCAGCGCCCGCGGTCGCCTGCTGATATTTAACCTGCTGGTGGTGGCGGTAACGCTGATGGTCAGCGGCGTGGCGGTGCTCGGCTTTCGTCATGCCAGCCAGATCCAGGAGCAGGTGCAGCAGCAAACGCTGGATGACATGACCGGCAGCATGAACCTCGCGCGCGACACGGCCAACGTGGCAACGGCGGCGGTGCGGCTGTCGCAGGTGGTCGGTGCGCTGGAGTACAAAGGCGAAGCTGAGCGGCTTAAACAGACGCAGATGGCGCTGCGCCACTCGCTGGAGCAGCTTGCCGATGCGCCGCTGGCGCAGCAGGAGCCGGCGCTGGTGACGCGTATTATTCGCAGGAGCAATGAGTTACAGCAGAGCGTGACGGGAATGCTGGAGCGCGGGCAAAAACGGCATCTGGAGCGTAACGCGCTGCTCAGCGCGCTGTATCAAAGCCAAAGCTACCTGCGTCATTTGCAGGATATCAACCGTCGTTACGCGAGCAATGTGCCAGACCCCCGGCAGCTTGCTGAGATGGACAGGCTGATCGTTGCCGCCATTGATACCCCTTCACCGCGCGCCACGGTGCAGCAGTTGGATGCAGTAACCGCGATGTTACCCGCGAGCGCCCTGCAACCGGTGGTCAACCTGGTGCTCCCGGATTTTAATGATGAGCTGCGCAAGCTCGCGCCACTGTCGAAGCAGCTGGAAGAGAGCGATCTGTCCATCAGCTGGTACATGTTCCACATCAAGGCGCTGGTAGCGATATTAAACCGCGACATCAATCAGTACGTTGAACAGGTGGCACAGGCCTCCCGGCTGCGTACCGCCCAAAGTCACCAGGAGCTGCGCTCCATCAGCGTGTTTATCAGCGTTTTCGCGGTGCTGGCGCTGATCATCACCGGCTGCGCCTGCTGGTATATTTATCGCAATCTGGGCTCCAACCTGACGGCTATCTCAAGGGCAATGTCGCGTCTCGCTCACGGAGAGCAGAATGTGTCGGTGCCCGCACTACAGCGGCGTGATGAGCTGGGGGAACTGGCGCGCGCGTTTAACGTTTTTGCACGCAATACCGCTTCGCTGGAGCACACCACGCGGCTGCTTAAGGAGAAGACCTCGCAGATGGAGGTCGACCGCATCGAACGTCAGGGGCTGGAGGAGGCGCTGCTGCACAGCCAGAAAATGAAGGCGGTCGGGCAACTGACGGGCGGTCTGGCGCATGATTTTAATAACCTGCTGGCGGTGATTATCGGCAGTCTGGAGCTGACCGATTCAGCGTCACCGGACGCGCCGCGCATCACTCGTGCGCTCAAAGCCGCGGAACGCGGGGCCATGCTCACCCAGCGTCTGCTGGCCTTCTCGCGCAAGCAATCCCTGCAACCCCATGCGGTAGAGATGAAGCCGCTGCTGGAGAACCTGAGCGAGCTGATGCGGCACTCCCTTCCCGCCACGCTGACGCTGGATATTGAAGCGCAAACCCCGGCCTGGCCCGCATGGATTGACGTCAGCCAGCTGGAAAACGCCATTATCAACCTGGTGATGAACGCCCGTGATGCAATGGAGGGGCAAAACGGTGTGATTAAAATCCGCACCTGGAACCAGCGTGTGACCCGCAGCGACGGGCGCAGGCAGGATATGGTCGCGCTGGAGGTGATTGACCACGGCTGTGGGATGTCGCAGGAGGTGAAATCGCAGGTCTTTGAACCGTTCTTCACCACCAAACAGACCGGCAGCGGCAGCGGATTAGGGCTGTCGATGGTGTACGGCTTTGTGCGTCAGTCCGGGGGGCGCGTTGAGATCGAAAGCGCGCCGGGGCAGGGAACCACCGTGCGGCTCCAGCTGCCGCGCTCGACGCTGCCCGCGTTCTCCAATGATGCCGCGCTGGCGACCACGGCCCCGACAGAAAGTGAGCTGCTTGTGCTGGTCCTGGAAGATGAGGCGGGCGTGCGGCATACCCTGTGTGAGCAACTGCACCAGCTTGGCTACCTGACGCTCGAAGCCGAAAACGGCGAGCAGGCGCTGAACATGCTGGACGCATCACCGGATATCGGCATGTTTATCAGCGACCTGATGCTGCCGGGCGGCCTGAGCGGTGCGGAGGTGATCGGCCATGTACGCAGCCACTATCCGCAGTTGCCGGTGCTGCTGATCAGCGGGCAGGATTTGCGCCCGGCGCATAACCCGCAGCTGCCGGACGTTCCATTACTGCGTAAGCCGTTTACCCGCCAGCAGCTGGCGCAGGCACTGCGGAAGGTGATGGTAATTTGA
- the phnL gene encoding phosphonate C-P lyase system protein PhnL, whose protein sequence is MIHVENVSKTFVLHQQNGVRLPVLQNASLEVSNGECVVLHGHSGSGKSTLLRSLYANYLPDEGHIHIRHNNEWVDLVQAPARKVLEVRRSTIGWVSQFLRVIPRISALDVVMQPLLDLGVPRETCAAKAASLLTRLNVPERLWHLAPSTFSGGEQQRVNIARGFIVDYPILLLDEPTASLDSKNSAAVIELIEQAKARGAAIVGIFHDDAVRHRVADRLHPMGTNV, encoded by the coding sequence ATGATCCACGTTGAAAATGTCAGTAAAACCTTTGTGCTCCACCAGCAAAACGGTGTCCGCCTGCCGGTACTGCAAAATGCCTCATTAGAGGTCAGCAACGGCGAATGCGTGGTGCTGCATGGCCATTCCGGCAGCGGAAAATCCACCCTGCTGCGCTCCCTGTACGCCAATTATCTGCCGGACGAAGGCCATATCCATATCCGCCATAACAATGAATGGGTTGATCTGGTCCAGGCTCCCGCGCGCAAAGTGCTGGAAGTACGCCGCTCGACGATCGGCTGGGTCAGCCAGTTCCTGCGAGTGATCCCGCGGATCTCCGCCCTGGACGTGGTCATGCAGCCTCTGCTGGATCTCGGCGTGCCGCGCGAAACCTGCGCCGCTAAAGCCGCCAGCCTGCTGACGCGTCTCAACGTACCGGAGCGTCTGTGGCACCTCGCCCCGTCGACCTTTTCCGGCGGCGAGCAGCAGCGCGTCAACATCGCCCGCGGCTTTATCGTCGATTACCCGATTTTACTCCTGGATGAACCCACCGCCTCGCTCGACAGTAAAAACAGCGCAGCGGTGATAGAACTGATCGAACAGGCCAAAGCGCGCGGCGCGGCGATCGTCGGGATCTTCCACGACGACGCCGTACGCCATCGCGTGGCGGACAGACTGCACCCGATGGGGACAAACGTATGA
- a CDS encoding carbon-phosphorus lyase complex subunit PhnI, giving the protein MYVAVKGGEKAIAAAHALQAHRRRGDDALPELSVAQIEQQLNLAVDRVMTEGGIADRELAALALKQASGDNVEAIFLLRAYRTTLAKLAVSEPVKTAEMRLERRISAVYKDIPGGQLLGPTYDYTHRLLDFSLLANGETPQLSVSDAEQDASPHVFSLLANQGLAKAEENTGSTPDDITRTPPVYPCSRSSRLQQLMRGDEGYLLALAYSTQRGYGRNHPFAAEIRSGYLDVEIVPEELGFAVNIGELLMTECEMVNGFVAPENEDPHFTRGYGLVYGLSERKAMAMALVDRALQAPDYGEHIAGPAQDEEFVLAHADNVEAAGFVSHLKLPHYVDFQAELELLKRLQRERANG; this is encoded by the coding sequence ATGTACGTTGCCGTCAAAGGGGGCGAGAAGGCGATCGCCGCCGCCCATGCCTTGCAGGCGCACAGACGCCGGGGGGATGACGCCTTACCCGAGCTGAGCGTCGCCCAGATTGAACAGCAGTTAAACCTGGCCGTCGACCGCGTGATGACCGAAGGCGGCATCGCAGACCGCGAGCTGGCGGCGCTGGCGCTGAAACAGGCCAGCGGCGATAACGTGGAAGCCATTTTCCTGCTGCGCGCTTACCGCACTACGCTTGCGAAGCTGGCGGTAAGCGAGCCGGTGAAAACGGCGGAAATGCGTTTAGAGCGCCGTATTTCTGCGGTGTACAAAGATATTCCTGGCGGCCAGCTGCTTGGTCCGACCTACGACTACACCCATCGCCTGCTGGACTTCAGTCTACTGGCGAACGGTGAAACACCGCAGCTCAGCGTCTCTGACGCTGAACAAGACGCCTCCCCGCACGTCTTTAGCCTGCTGGCAAACCAGGGGCTGGCGAAGGCGGAAGAAAACACCGGCAGCACACCGGATGACATCACTCGCACGCCGCCGGTCTATCCCTGTTCGCGCTCGTCCCGCCTGCAACAGCTGATGCGCGGCGATGAAGGGTATCTGCTGGCGCTGGCCTACTCCACGCAGCGCGGCTACGGGCGCAACCACCCGTTCGCGGCAGAGATCCGCAGCGGTTATCTCGATGTCGAAATTGTGCCGGAAGAGCTGGGTTTTGCGGTGAACATCGGCGAACTGCTGATGACCGAGTGCGAAATGGTCAACGGTTTTGTCGCGCCAGAGAATGAAGATCCGCATTTTACCCGCGGCTACGGGCTGGTGTATGGCCTGAGCGAGCGCAAGGCGATGGCGATGGCGCTGGTTGACCGTGCGCTCCAGGCGCCGGACTACGGCGAGCATATTGCCGGCCCGGCACAGGACGAAGAGTTCGTGCTGGCCCACGCGGATAACGTTGAGGCCGCCGGCTTTGTCTCGCACCTCAAGCTGCCGCACTACGTCGATTTCCAGGCCGAACTGGAACTGCTGAAACGCCTGCAACGGGAGCGCGCCAATGGCTAA
- the phnO gene encoding aminoalkylphosphonate N-acetyltransferase yields MPDCQLRPATADDAPIVYALICELKQAEFDHQAFHAGYLANLQDHNMRYQLAELDGQIIGMIGLHMQFHLHHARWIGEIQELVVMPQARGLKVGSQLLAWAEDVARQAGAELTELSTSVKRVDAHRFYVREGYTQSHFRFTKPL; encoded by the coding sequence ATGCCTGACTGCCAGCTTCGCCCCGCCACCGCCGACGATGCGCCGATCGTTTACGCGCTGATCTGCGAACTTAAGCAGGCCGAGTTCGATCATCAGGCGTTTCACGCCGGGTATCTGGCCAACTTGCAGGATCACAATATGCGCTACCAGCTGGCCGAGCTGGACGGGCAGATCATCGGGATGATCGGCCTGCATATGCAGTTTCACCTGCATCACGCCCGCTGGATCGGCGAGATCCAGGAACTGGTGGTGATGCCGCAGGCGCGTGGATTAAAAGTGGGCAGCCAGCTGCTGGCCTGGGCAGAGGACGTCGCACGGCAGGCAGGCGCCGAGCTGACCGAGCTTTCCACCAGCGTGAAGCGCGTGGACGCGCACCGTTTTTATGTTCGTGAAGGGTATACGCAAAGCCATTTCCGCTTCACCAAACCGCTGTAG
- the phnP gene encoding phosphonate metabolism protein PhnP encodes MSLTITLTGTGGAQLVPVFGCDCAACRRARLQENYRRRPCSAAVKFNDAVTLLDAGIPHLMDDWPAGSFQQFLLTHYHMDHVQGLFPLRWGVGATIPVYGPPDEAGCDDLFKHPGILDFSHTVEPFVTFELQGLRVTPLPLNHSKLTFGYLLESAHSRVAWLSDTAGLPDKTVTFLLNNQPQAMIIDCSHEPRPETPRNHCDLNTVIALNEVIGCPQVILTHISHQFDVWMMDNPLPSGIEAGYDGLVMVLD; translated from the coding sequence ATGAGTCTGACGATCACGCTGACAGGAACCGGAGGGGCGCAGCTGGTGCCGGTGTTTGGCTGCGACTGCGCGGCGTGCCGACGGGCGCGTTTACAGGAAAATTATCGCCGTCGCCCCTGTAGCGCGGCGGTGAAATTCAACGATGCGGTCACCTTGCTGGACGCGGGTATTCCACACCTGATGGACGACTGGCCTGCGGGCAGCTTCCAGCAGTTTTTGCTTACCCATTATCATATGGATCACGTTCAGGGGCTTTTCCCTCTGCGCTGGGGCGTAGGCGCCACCATTCCCGTCTACGGTCCGCCAGACGAGGCAGGCTGTGACGATCTGTTCAAACATCCGGGCATCCTGGATTTCAGCCACACGGTGGAGCCATTTGTGACGTTTGAACTTCAGGGCTTGCGGGTCACGCCGCTGCCGCTCAACCATTCAAAACTCACGTTTGGCTATCTGCTGGAGTCCGCCCACAGCCGCGTGGCGTGGCTTTCTGATACCGCCGGACTGCCGGATAAAACGGTGACGTTTCTGCTAAACAATCAGCCGCAGGCGATGATTATCGACTGTAGCCATGAACCGCGCCCGGAGACGCCGCGCAACCATTGTGATTTGAATACGGTGATTGCGCTGAACGAGGTGATTGGCTGTCCGCAGGTGATCCTGACGCATATCAGCCATCAGTTTGACGTGTGGATGATGGATAACCCGCTGCCGTCCGGCATTGAAGCGGGGTATGACGGGCTGGTGATGGTGCTGGATTAG